Proteins encoded within one genomic window of Bacillus sp. 1NLA3E:
- the hisH gene encoding imidazole glycerol phosphate synthase subunit HisH translates to MIGIIDYGMGNLFSVSKALERLNVPYFISENKAELLAADALILPGVGAFRDAIERLNESGLTEMVRNYVASGKPLLGICLGMQLLFEESEENGLTTGMGILPGRVVRFAGHTKEGQSYKVPHMGWNKLHYLHPSPILKDITENYVYFVHSYYVVTDGKDVVIAEAEYDVKVPAVVGRDNVYGMQFHPEKSSKLGMELLRNFTQLVEERELV, encoded by the coding sequence ATGATTGGCATTATTGACTACGGGATGGGCAACTTGTTTAGCGTTAGTAAAGCACTTGAACGTCTAAATGTTCCTTATTTTATTTCGGAAAATAAAGCAGAGCTGTTGGCGGCTGACGCTTTGATTTTACCTGGTGTAGGTGCCTTCCGTGATGCAATTGAGCGTTTGAACGAATCTGGCCTAACGGAGATGGTTCGGAACTATGTGGCCAGTGGAAAACCACTATTAGGAATTTGTCTCGGTATGCAGCTTTTGTTTGAGGAAAGTGAAGAAAATGGCTTAACCACTGGAATGGGCATTCTTCCAGGTAGGGTTGTTCGATTTGCTGGTCATACAAAGGAAGGCCAATCTTATAAAGTTCCGCATATGGGGTGGAATAAGTTACACTATTTGCATCCATCACCGATATTAAAAGATATTACTGAGAACTATGTTTATTTTGTCCATTCCTATTATGTTGTTACCGATGGAAAAGATGTCGTGATTGCTGAGGCAGAATATGATGTTAAAGTGCCTGCAGTTGTTGGTAGAGACAATGTTTATGGGATGCAGTTCCATCCTGAAAAGAGCAGCAAGCTAGGAATGGAACTTTTACGGAACTTTACCCAGTTAGTTGAAGAAAGGGAGTTGGTCTGA
- the hisIE gene encoding bifunctional phosphoribosyl-AMP cyclohydrolase/phosphoribosyl-ATP diphosphatase HisIE, with protein MNIEKIKFDEKGLVAAIVQDIATKEVLTLAYMNKESLGKSIETGETWFFSRSRQELWNKGATSGNTQKINEIKYDCDKDALLVLVEPAGPACHNGTDSCFVESLYAVAGAEKVASLSDYEILLTLEKVIKDREENRPEGAYTTYLFEKGVDKILKKVGEEAAEVIIAAKNRSHEELKWEASDLLYHLLVLLREQQLPFVDILDVLKTRHK; from the coding sequence ATGAATATCGAGAAAATTAAATTTGATGAAAAAGGTCTTGTAGCCGCCATCGTTCAAGATATCGCGACGAAGGAAGTCCTCACACTTGCGTACATGAATAAAGAGTCATTGGGAAAATCGATTGAAACTGGGGAGACGTGGTTTTTCAGTCGCTCACGCCAAGAGCTTTGGAATAAAGGAGCCACAAGTGGCAACACCCAAAAAATCAACGAAATTAAGTATGATTGTGATAAGGATGCCTTGCTTGTATTAGTTGAGCCAGCAGGTCCTGCTTGTCATAACGGCACGGATAGCTGTTTTGTTGAAAGCCTTTATGCGGTTGCCGGTGCCGAAAAAGTGGCCAGCTTGTCTGATTATGAAATTCTGTTGACACTTGAAAAGGTAATTAAGGATCGTGAAGAGAATCGACCTGAAGGCGCTTATACTACATACCTATTTGAAAAAGGCGTAGATAAAATCTTGAAAAAGGTTGGTGAAGAGGCGGCAGAGGTTATTATTGCAGCGAAAAATCGCAGCCATGAAGAATTAAAATGGGAAGCGTCAGACCTTCTATACCATTTATTAGTTTTATTAAGAGAACAACAGCTTCCATTTGTTGATATCCTAGACGTATTAAAAACTCGTCATAAATAG
- the hisB gene encoding imidazoleglycerol-phosphate dehydratase HisB, translating to MERTAKVIRKTNETDIKLQLSIDGEGQSNIDTSVPFLNHMLDLFTKHGQFDFFVDAKGDIEIDDHHTTEDIAICLGQALREALGDKKGIKRYGNAFVPMDEALAQVVIDLSNRPHLELRAQLPSQKVGTFDTELVHEFLWKLALEARMNLHVVVHYGQNTHHIIEAIFKALGRALDEATTIDPRIKGVPSTKGML from the coding sequence ATGGAAAGAACGGCAAAGGTTATTCGGAAAACAAATGAAACGGATATTAAGTTGCAATTGTCAATTGATGGAGAAGGTCAGTCAAATATTGATACGAGCGTGCCGTTTCTTAACCATATGCTTGATCTGTTTACAAAGCATGGTCAGTTTGATTTTTTCGTGGATGCAAAGGGTGATATCGAAATCGATGATCACCATACAACCGAAGATATCGCAATTTGCTTAGGACAAGCCCTCCGTGAGGCTTTAGGCGACAAAAAAGGAATTAAACGGTACGGAAATGCCTTCGTGCCGATGGATGAGGCCTTAGCTCAGGTTGTGATTGACCTTAGCAATCGTCCACATCTAGAATTGCGTGCCCAGCTACCTAGCCAAAAGGTTGGCACGTTTGACACTGAGCTTGTTCATGAATTCCTTTGGAAGCTAGCTTTAGAAGCGCGAATGAATTTGCATGTGGTTGTTCACTATGGGCAAAACACCCACCATATCATTGAAGCAATTTTTAAAGCGCTAGGTCGTGCTTTAGATGAGGCTACGACTATTGATCCCCGAATTAAAGGGGTTCCATCCACGAAAGGAATGTTGTAA
- a CDS encoding acyltransferase — MRKTTRYPVEGANSLWQIYKTVSFWKVVKNFIVIQIARYTPFLSVKNWLYRTFLRMEVGKKTAFALMVVPDIMFPEKISVGNNSIIGYNTTILAHEYLINEYRLGSVVIGNEVMIGANSTILPGLTIGDRAIVAAGTLVNKDVPPGAFVGGNPMRIIK, encoded by the coding sequence TTGAGAAAAACAACACGTTATCCAGTTGAAGGTGCTAATTCGTTATGGCAGATTTATAAAACGGTATCTTTTTGGAAAGTGGTAAAAAACTTTATAGTGATTCAAATCGCACGTTATACTCCGTTCCTAAGTGTTAAGAATTGGCTTTACCGTACGTTTTTAAGGATGGAAGTCGGAAAAAAAACCGCCTTTGCCTTAATGGTTGTACCGGATATTATGTTCCCAGAAAAAATAAGCGTCGGAAACAATTCGATTATTGGCTACAACACGACGATTCTTGCTCACGAATATTTAATTAATGAGTATCGACTTGGTTCAGTCGTGATTGGAAATGAAGTGATGATAGGTGCTAATTCCACCATCTTACCTGGTCTCACAATTGGCGATCGAGCAATCGTTGCCGCTGGTACACTTGTCAATAAAGATGTCCCACCGGGCGCATTTGTCGGAGGAAACCCGATGCGTATTATTAAATAG
- the hisA gene encoding 1-(5-phosphoribosyl)-5-[(5-phosphoribosylamino)methylideneamino]imidazole-4-carboxamide isomerase gives MAFTIYPAIDMRGGKCVRLLQGDYQKETVYGDSPFEMAQQFANSGAAWIHMVDLDGAKDGQRVNDKFVIQAAQNLDAKVQIGGGIRTEADIVHYLDRGVERVIIGSIAVSNPEFAIEMIRKYGSHIAVGIDAKNGYVATHGWLTTSELKAVDLGKRFADAGAETFIFTDIATDGMLSGPNVAAIKQMAVETGKSVIASGGVSSLEDLTVLQALFEKGVTGAIVGKALYEGRFTVSEALKEVKA, from the coding sequence ATGGCTTTTACAATTTATCCGGCCATTGATATGAGAGGTGGAAAATGTGTACGCCTCCTTCAAGGTGACTATCAAAAAGAAACCGTCTACGGCGATTCCCCATTTGAAATGGCGCAACAGTTTGCAAACTCAGGCGCTGCTTGGATTCATATGGTTGATTTAGACGGTGCCAAGGATGGCCAACGAGTGAATGATAAGTTTGTGATTCAGGCTGCACAAAATTTGGATGCTAAAGTTCAAATTGGTGGCGGCATCCGAACTGAAGCTGATATTGTTCATTACTTGGATCGAGGCGTGGAGCGGGTTATCATCGGCAGTATTGCCGTTTCCAATCCGGAATTTGCCATTGAGATGATTCGAAAGTACGGAAGTCATATTGCTGTTGGAATTGATGCCAAAAACGGCTATGTCGCTACACATGGCTGGTTGACCACCTCTGAGCTGAAGGCTGTCGATCTTGGCAAGCGCTTCGCCGATGCCGGTGCCGAAACGTTTATTTTTACCGATATTGCCACTGATGGGATGCTGTCAGGTCCTAATGTAGCAGCGATTAAGCAAATGGCTGTCGAAACTGGGAAAAGCGTAATCGCTTCGGGCGGGGTAAGTTCACTTGAAGATTTAACTGTACTCCAGGCTTTGTTTGAAAAAGGGGTAACAGGTGCCATTGTCGGTAAAGCCCTCTATGAAGGTCGATTTACTGTGAGTGAAGCGTTAAAAGAGGTGAAAGCCTAA
- the lgt gene encoding prolipoprotein diacylglyceryl transferase, translating to MEAMIQPLDPIAISLGPIQVHWYGVIIGTGIALALWLAMREGDKRGLPNEVFPDLMLWAIPIAIICARIYYVLFEWDYYAQHLGDIPKIWNGGIAIHGALIGSVATTYFFAKKRNISFWKLADIAAPSIILGQAIGRWGNFMNQEAHGGEVTRAFLENLHLPDFIINQMYINGAYYHPTFLYESIWDLLGVFLLLALRRVNLGRGEIFLSYITWYSIGRFFVEGLRTDSLMLTENLRMAQTISFALVIVDVVLWIIRRKKGYADVRYLDKKQ from the coding sequence ATGGAAGCAATGATACAACCGCTTGATCCGATTGCCATCTCGCTCGGGCCGATACAAGTTCATTGGTATGGCGTGATTATTGGGACAGGGATCGCACTTGCCTTATGGTTGGCGATGAGAGAGGGAGACAAAAGAGGCTTGCCGAATGAAGTTTTTCCTGACTTGATGTTATGGGCAATCCCAATCGCTATTATATGTGCACGGATTTATTATGTTTTATTTGAATGGGACTATTATGCGCAACACCTTGGTGATATTCCGAAAATATGGAATGGTGGAATTGCCATCCATGGAGCATTGATTGGGTCAGTCGCGACTACCTACTTTTTTGCGAAAAAGAGAAACATTTCATTCTGGAAGTTAGCTGATATCGCTGCACCGAGTATCATTCTTGGCCAAGCCATTGGCAGATGGGGAAATTTCATGAATCAGGAGGCACATGGTGGTGAGGTTACTCGTGCCTTTTTAGAAAACCTGCACTTACCTGATTTTATTATTAATCAAATGTACATTAATGGTGCCTATTATCATCCAACCTTCCTATATGAATCTATTTGGGACTTACTTGGAGTATTCCTCCTTCTAGCTTTAAGAAGAGTGAATCTCGGGCGTGGGGAAATCTTTTTATCATATATCACTTGGTATTCGATTGGACGCTTTTTTGTAGAGGGACTAAGGACAGATAGTTTGATGTTGACAGAGAATTTGCGCATGGCACAAACAATTTCCTTCGCCTTAGTCATTGTGGATGTGGTTCTGTGGATCATCAGGCGGAAAAAAGGATATGCTGATGTGCGTTATTTAGATAAAAAGCAATAA
- a CDS encoding tetratricopeptide repeat protein: protein MSKDSKATKQKAKILSFVPTAEYYFSKGIKAYNRRDFHKAKKYFLRALQLEPGEPMITCQLAVLHTEMGDYQQSNRLLHSILEELDEELYECHYFLANNYAHLGLFKDAYHHANSYLQLEPFGEFLEDTEELLELLTLEVEDEDDDGFYEHDDLIVQQEQARDLLESGHFPKAIEVLNSIIDNYPEYWSAYNNLALAYFYPGEAEKAFEILNDVLQKNPGNLHAMCNRLVFAYYQQDLSEVSHLKAVLEKIKPLLVDHQYKLGTTFALIKEYELAYTWLRKLQKQGYDGESAFYYWLAYACYFTGHEQAASNAWKKVIEQNPEKAGFEPWSDNKGNYNGFEEHLPSIMKKMDSDYVEERLFAIFLTAVSTKREELLNSIQSKNYNKFSSLEREYLAWVKSVDETETYAAHEVAEILYQHHHPVGSVESGLYLMWFSVFVKIINEGLSIKNKQAWSAAVEYIWFHLRNEKVTQATQASKYGLSLATMQKYVKSVKNLLV, encoded by the coding sequence ATGAGTAAAGACTCTAAAGCAACCAAACAAAAAGCGAAAATTTTATCATTTGTTCCGACGGCGGAGTATTATTTTTCAAAAGGGATAAAAGCATATAATCGCCGGGACTTCCATAAAGCAAAAAAATACTTCCTTCGTGCGCTCCAGTTGGAACCAGGTGAACCGATGATTACCTGCCAGCTAGCTGTTTTGCATACGGAAATGGGAGATTATCAGCAGTCAAATCGTCTCTTGCACTCTATCTTAGAAGAACTTGACGAAGAGCTGTATGAATGTCACTATTTCCTTGCAAATAATTATGCCCACCTAGGTTTATTTAAAGACGCCTATCATCATGCAAATTCTTATTTGCAGCTAGAACCGTTCGGTGAATTCCTTGAAGATACAGAGGAACTACTTGAACTTCTTACCCTTGAGGTGGAAGACGAAGACGATGATGGATTTTATGAGCATGATGACTTAATTGTTCAACAGGAGCAAGCAAGAGATCTCCTAGAATCTGGACATTTTCCGAAAGCAATTGAAGTTCTAAATTCGATTATTGATAACTACCCAGAGTATTGGTCAGCTTATAATAACTTAGCTCTAGCTTATTTTTACCCTGGGGAAGCAGAAAAAGCCTTTGAAATTTTAAATGATGTGCTGCAAAAGAATCCAGGGAACTTACATGCAATGTGTAACCGCTTGGTGTTCGCCTATTATCAACAGGATTTGAGCGAAGTAAGCCATCTTAAAGCTGTTCTTGAAAAAATAAAGCCGCTATTGGTTGACCATCAGTACAAACTAGGAACGACATTTGCGCTTATCAAAGAATACGAACTTGCCTACACCTGGCTCCGAAAGCTCCAAAAACAAGGCTATGACGGAGAAAGTGCTTTCTATTACTGGTTAGCGTATGCTTGCTATTTTACTGGACATGAACAAGCTGCATCAAATGCTTGGAAAAAGGTAATTGAGCAGAATCCTGAAAAGGCCGGATTTGAACCTTGGAGCGATAATAAGGGGAATTATAATGGCTTTGAAGAGCATCTTCCTTCTATCATGAAAAAAATGGATAGCGATTATGTGGAGGAACGGTTATTTGCGATATTTTTAACAGCAGTCTCTACAAAAAGAGAAGAGCTGTTAAATTCGATTCAGTCTAAGAATTATAACAAATTCTCTAGCTTGGAAAGAGAATATCTTGCATGGGTAAAATCGGTGGATGAAACAGAAACATATGCAGCGCATGAGGTTGCAGAAATTCTTTATCAGCACCATCATCCTGTTGGATCCGTCGAATCAGGGCTTTATTTAATGTGGTTTTCTGTTTTTGTGAAAATCATTAATGAAGGCTTATCGATAAAAAACAAGCAAGCCTGGTCAGCTGCAGTTGAATACATCTGGTTTCATTTGCGTAATGAGAAGGTAACTCAAGCAACTCAGGCAAGTAAATATGGTCTTTCTTTGGCCACGATGCAAAAATATGTAAAGTCAGTAAAGAATTTACTGGTTTAA
- the hisD gene encoding histidinol dehydrogenase, with translation MKILQVSEDISIKRSVEGGTEDQRATVKAIINDVRQNGDFALKQYTEKFDGISLSSFLVSEEEISHAYENVSEDQLTIIQEAAANIRSFHEKQLRPSWMTTEQNGTILGQKITPLDSVGLYVPGGTAAYPSSVLMNVIPAQTAGVERIVVVSPPGKNGAIPAAVLVAANVAGVKEIYKVGGAQAIAALAYGTETIKPVDKITGPGNIYVALAKREVFGDVDIDMIAGPSEIAVLADDSARPHEVAADLLSQAEHDVRACSVLVTPSRQLAEAVAAEVNLQLSDLPRRDIATASIDHYGTIYVTETMEEAVETVNKLAPEHLEIVTENAIELLGQIRHAGAIFIGRYSSEPVGDYFAGPNHVLPTNGTARFSSPLNVEDFQKKSSVIVYSETAFKENAAKIAEFARIEGLEAHARAIEARFKN, from the coding sequence TTGAAAATCTTGCAGGTAAGTGAAGATATTTCGATTAAAAGGTCGGTTGAGGGTGGAACGGAAGACCAGCGTGCTACTGTCAAAGCCATTATCAACGATGTTCGCCAAAATGGAGATTTTGCATTAAAGCAATATACAGAAAAATTCGATGGCATTTCTCTTTCTAGTTTTTTAGTAAGTGAGGAGGAAATCAGTCACGCCTATGAAAATGTTAGTGAGGATCAGTTAACAATCATTCAGGAGGCAGCTGCGAATATTCGCTCCTTCCATGAAAAACAGCTCCGCCCTTCGTGGATGACTACTGAACAAAATGGAACCATCCTTGGTCAAAAGATTACTCCATTGGACTCAGTTGGATTATATGTTCCTGGTGGGACAGCAGCTTACCCTTCCTCGGTGCTTATGAATGTCATTCCCGCACAGACGGCTGGGGTCGAACGAATTGTCGTCGTTTCTCCTCCTGGTAAAAATGGGGCCATTCCCGCGGCAGTATTAGTTGCGGCTAACGTGGCCGGAGTGAAGGAAATTTACAAGGTTGGCGGTGCCCAAGCCATCGCAGCGTTAGCTTACGGAACTGAAACCATTAAACCGGTCGATAAAATCACCGGGCCGGGAAATATTTATGTAGCGCTAGCAAAACGTGAGGTTTTTGGTGATGTCGACATCGATATGATTGCCGGACCAAGTGAAATTGCCGTCCTAGCGGATGATAGTGCAAGACCTCATGAAGTAGCAGCAGATTTGTTATCGCAAGCGGAACATGACGTGCGTGCTTGCAGTGTTCTCGTTACTCCTTCAAGACAGTTAGCTGAGGCAGTCGCAGCTGAGGTCAATTTACAACTCAGCGATTTACCACGTCGTGACATCGCAACGGCATCGATTGATCATTACGGAACCATTTATGTGACAGAAACAATGGAAGAAGCGGTAGAAACGGTTAACAAACTAGCGCCTGAACACTTGGAAATTGTCACCGAAAATGCCATTGAGCTACTTGGACAAATTCGTCATGCGGGAGCCATCTTTATTGGGCGTTATAGCTCTGAGCCAGTCGGGGATTATTTTGCTGGGCCTAACCATGTGTTACCAACGAATGGTACTGCACGCTTCTCCAGCCCGTTAAACGTTGAGGATTTCCAGAAAAAATCAAGCGTGATCGTTTATAGTGAAACGGCCTTTAAGGAAAACGCCGCTAAAATTGCCGAGTTCGCTAGGATCGAAGGTTTGGAAGCTCACGCACGAGCCATTGAGGCAAGATTTAAAAATTAA
- a CDS encoding ATP phosphoribosyltransferase regulatory subunit codes for MSLFMFEKPLGMRDTLPDLYETKQRVKRKIAEEMKRWGYQFVQTPTLEYFDTVGSASAILDGVLFKLLDQQGHTLVLRPDMTAPIARVAVSKLLNDDLPLRLASTANLFRAQQREGGRPAEFEQIGVECIADDTMSADAEVIALMISSLKEAGLKDFQISVGHIGFVQDLFMQILGTEERTKTLTKFLYEKNYVGYREHVKALPLSSIDKQRLFDLLQLRGGEEVIENALSLIENEQGRNAIQQLRQLWDIVSDYGVETNVKFDLTLVSHMSYYTGILFELYAGKVGFPIGSGGRYDRLLEKFGKPTGATGFAVRVDRLLEALGELEKPEPIECILFSEERRKEAFQLANQKRAEGQQVILQDINGVKNVDSLTNKFADTILLIGKQERGSAE; via the coding sequence ATGAGTCTATTTATGTTTGAAAAGCCGCTGGGAATGAGAGATACACTTCCAGATTTATACGAAACCAAGCAGCGCGTGAAGCGGAAAATTGCAGAGGAAATGAAGAGGTGGGGTTATCAATTTGTCCAAACACCCACATTAGAATATTTTGATACGGTTGGATCAGCATCGGCGATATTGGATGGAGTCCTGTTCAAATTATTAGATCAACAAGGACATACACTTGTTCTTCGTCCTGATATGACAGCGCCAATTGCTAGGGTTGCAGTATCAAAGTTATTGAATGATGATTTACCATTACGACTGGCAAGTACAGCTAATTTGTTTAGAGCTCAACAGCGAGAAGGTGGACGTCCAGCTGAGTTTGAACAAATTGGGGTTGAGTGTATTGCAGATGATACCATGAGCGCAGATGCAGAAGTCATTGCGTTAATGATCTCTTCCTTAAAGGAAGCAGGTTTAAAAGATTTTCAAATTTCAGTCGGGCATATTGGTTTTGTTCAAGATTTATTTATGCAAATATTAGGAACAGAGGAGCGCACAAAAACGCTCACGAAATTCTTATATGAAAAAAATTATGTTGGTTATCGCGAACATGTAAAGGCTCTCCCCCTCTCTTCTATTGATAAGCAGCGTTTATTTGATTTATTACAGCTGCGCGGTGGGGAGGAAGTAATTGAAAATGCCCTTAGCCTGATCGAGAACGAGCAGGGCCGAAACGCGATTCAGCAATTGCGGCAATTATGGGATATCGTATCTGATTACGGCGTTGAAACGAATGTTAAATTTGATTTGACCTTGGTCAGTCATATGAGTTATTACACGGGTATTTTATTTGAATTATACGCAGGTAAGGTTGGGTTCCCGATTGGAAGTGGCGGGCGATATGATCGATTATTAGAGAAATTCGGTAAACCAACTGGAGCAACAGGATTTGCGGTCAGAGTTGACCGTCTGTTAGAAGCACTCGGTGAGTTGGAAAAACCAGAGCCGATTGAATGCATCTTGTTCAGTGAAGAACGTCGGAAAGAAGCGTTCCAATTAGCTAATCAAAAGCGGGCAGAAGGTCAGCAAGTTATTTTACAAGATATAAATGGTGTGAAAAATGTAGATTCCTTAACGAACAAGTTTGCAGATACAATTCTTTTGATTGGGAAACAAGAAAGGGGGTCTGCAGAATGA
- the hisF gene encoding imidazole glycerol phosphate synthase subunit HisF — MLTKRIIPCLDVKEGRVVKGIQFVQLRDAGDPVELASFYDEQGADELVFLDISASHEGRKTMTEVVKAVASQLAIPFTVGGGINSLEDMKQMLRAGADKVSLNTAALLNPEIINEGASFFGSQCIVVAIDAKYDAELGSWRVFTHGGRNATEWEVIAWAKEAVGRGAGEILLTSMDCDGEKAGFDLALTKAVSEAVQVPVIASGGAGNSEHFADAFEKGKADAALAASIFHYKETSVSEVKSFLRERGVVVR, encoded by the coding sequence ATGCTTACGAAGAGAATCATCCCATGCCTTGATGTAAAAGAAGGTCGTGTTGTCAAAGGAATTCAATTTGTTCAGCTCCGTGATGCTGGCGACCCCGTGGAATTGGCTTCATTTTATGATGAACAGGGTGCCGATGAGTTAGTGTTCCTTGATATTTCCGCGTCACACGAAGGTCGGAAAACGATGACTGAAGTGGTTAAAGCCGTTGCCTCACAATTGGCGATTCCGTTTACCGTAGGCGGGGGGATTAATTCATTAGAGGATATGAAACAGATGTTGCGCGCTGGTGCTGACAAGGTTTCATTAAATACAGCAGCACTATTGAACCCTGAAATCATTAATGAAGGGGCAAGCTTCTTCGGCTCGCAGTGCATTGTGGTAGCGATAGACGCTAAATACGATGCAGAACTTGGTTCATGGCGCGTATTTACTCATGGTGGCCGAAACGCGACTGAATGGGAAGTAATCGCTTGGGCAAAGGAAGCAGTCGGGCGCGGTGCAGGAGAAATCCTGTTAACGAGTATGGATTGTGATGGTGAGAAAGCAGGTTTTGACTTGGCGTTGACGAAGGCTGTTAGTGAAGCAGTCCAAGTACCGGTTATTGCATCTGGTGGTGCCGGAAATTCTGAGCACTTTGCCGATGCCTTTGAAAAAGGAAAAGCTGATGCCGCATTAGCTGCCTCAATTTTTCACTATAAAGAAACCTCCGTTAGTGAGGTTAAATCGTTTTTAAGAGAAAGAGGAGTTGTAGTACGATGA
- the ppaX gene encoding pyrophosphatase PpaX gives MNNSINTVLFDLDGTLIDTNELIISSFLHTLEIYQPGQYKRADVMPFMGPSLIETFSAINEEKVDEMVKTYRQYNISNHDLLVREFEGVYETVSALKERNFKVGIVSTKMLNVILMGLKLTKMDHFFETIVALDRVSHPKPHPEPIFKALEQLNSSPETAIMVGDNYHDVLAGKNAGTKTAGVAWAAKGRESLEIYHPDYILDNMRDLLPILGV, from the coding sequence ATGAACAATAGTATAAATACAGTATTATTCGACTTAGATGGAACATTAATTGATACGAACGAACTGATTATTTCTTCTTTTTTACATACATTAGAAATTTATCAACCCGGCCAGTATAAGCGGGCGGATGTAATGCCGTTTATGGGACCATCCTTGATTGAAACTTTTTCAGCTATTAATGAGGAAAAGGTTGATGAAATGGTTAAAACGTATCGTCAGTACAATATTTCGAATCATGACCTACTGGTAAGGGAATTTGAGGGTGTTTACGAGACCGTTTCGGCATTAAAAGAGAGAAACTTTAAGGTTGGCATTGTCAGTACAAAAATGTTAAATGTGATTTTGATGGGTTTAAAACTGACGAAGATGGATCATTTCTTCGAAACCATTGTTGCACTTGATCGTGTCAGTCATCCAAAACCACATCCTGAGCCTATTTTTAAGGCATTAGAGCAGCTAAACTCCAGTCCTGAAACGGCCATTATGGTTGGGGATAATTATCATGACGTACTTGCTGGGAAAAATGCTGGTACTAAAACTGCTGGAGTGGCCTGGGCAGCTAAAGGCAGGGAATCTTTAGAAATATATCACCCTGATTACATCCTTGATAATATGCGCGATCTTCTTCCCATTCTTGGGGTATAA
- the hisG gene encoding ATP phosphoribosyltransferase: MSRMLTIAMPKGRIFEEASDLLRKAGFRLPPEFEDSRKLIIDVPEENFRFILAKPMDVPTYVEYGVADLGIAGKDVMLEEERDVYELLDLKISKCYLAVAGVPNTAMSDVAPKVATKYPNVAAAYFRAQGEQVEIIKLNGSIELAPIIGLADRIVDIVSTGRTLVENGLVEYEEIVDITSRLIVNPVSYQIKDDRIRELVERLNEVIE, translated from the coding sequence ATGAGCAGGATGTTAACGATTGCGATGCCAAAAGGAAGAATTTTTGAGGAAGCATCTGATTTGCTCAGGAAAGCTGGCTTCCGGCTACCGCCTGAATTTGAGGATTCTCGCAAGCTGATTATCGATGTCCCTGAGGAGAATTTTCGATTTATTCTGGCAAAGCCGATGGACGTTCCTACCTACGTTGAGTATGGTGTAGCCGATTTAGGGATTGCAGGGAAGGATGTCATGCTTGAGGAAGAGCGTGATGTTTACGAATTATTAGATTTAAAGATTAGTAAATGTTACTTAGCTGTTGCTGGAGTACCGAATACAGCAATGAGTGACGTCGCTCCAAAAGTTGCGACGAAATATCCTAATGTGGCGGCAGCCTATTTTCGCGCCCAAGGTGAACAAGTAGAAATTATTAAACTGAATGGATCAATCGAGTTAGCACCAATCATTGGCCTAGCAGATCGGATCGTTGATATCGTGTCAACTGGTCGTACATTAGTGGAAAATGGTTTAGTGGAATACGAGGAAATTGTTGATATCACTTCAAGGCTCATTGTCAATCCTGTCAGTTATCAAATCAAGGATGATCGAATTCGTGAGTTGGTTGAACGCCTAAATGAAGTGATTGAATAG